The following coding sequences are from one Sander lucioperca isolate FBNREF2018 chromosome 2, SLUC_FBN_1.2, whole genome shotgun sequence window:
- the LOC116053948 gene encoding uncharacterized protein LOC116053948, whose translation MNPPMINSTSSVSTTKRKREAERSINWTVEETQVLLCAWSDERIQKSLAENLRNRHVFKHLSARMSEMGFSRSPHQCRLRVKTLKANYGRARLQRSIDSSQPCTFKYFAEMDAVLGRRSAGGEGGPYFVSPERTAERHLESLDRTGSIKPDLNSNTEISGHNFGSLGRTGRQHLSSLEERGGLQSWQLDSEVKLEDREDSTDEFEFSDTGFPQRHHEVYLESSIHREMSGTPVENILSTPSPHVAPPPPALPPPPPTQSTASPLPAPPDPSSNTLPTSGHHHTESSCLEPALKHLTECFQRLVSETRGLLVQLESQRQEQARWHQDLLAQWLQREERRQREMAERDERREKARMEHEIRVLELLTSLAREHGCKCGGSQTVAEAPTGPNHTMNKGGN comes from the exons ATGAATCCACCGATGATCAACTCGACCAGCTCCGTTTCAACGACCAAAA GGAAACGAGAAGCTGAGCGCTCGATTAACTGGACAGTGGAGGAAACTCAGGTGCTGTTGTGCGCCTGGAGTGACGAGCGCATCCAGAAGAGTTTGGCAGAAAACCTTCGCAACCGCCATGTCTTCAAACACCTCTCAGCCCGCATGAGTGAAATGGGTTTCTCTCGGAGTCCACACCAGTGCCGTCTTCGGGTCAAAACTCTGAAGGCTAACTATGGGAGAGCCAGGCTACAGAGGAGCATCGACAGCTCGCAGCCTTGCACTTTTAAATATTTTGCCGAGATGGATGCTGTGTTGGGTCGGAGGTCAGCGGGAGGGGAAGGAGGGCCCTATTTTGTTTCTCCAGAACGGACGGCAGAGCGTCACCTTGAATCCCTTGACAGGACAGGAAGTATCAAGCCAGATTTAAATTCTAATACAGAGATTAGTGGACACAATTTTGGTTCTTTGGGGaggacaggaagacaacattTGAGCTCtttagaggagagaggaggccTTCAGTCTTGGCAGCTCGACTCTGAAGTCAAGTTGGAGGACAGAGAAGATTCAACAGATGAGTTTGAGTTCAGCGATACAGGATTCCCACAGCGACACCATGAAGTTTATCTGGAATCATCCATCCATCGTGAAATGAGTG GTACTCCAGTGGAAAACATCTTGAGCACTCCTTCTCCACATGTAGCACCACCTCCACCGGCtcttccccctccccctcctacCCAATCCACTGCCTCTCCTCTCCCTGCACCCCCAGATCCAAGCTCCAACACCCTCCCCACCTCTGGCCACCATCACACCGAGTCCTCCTGCCTGGAACCCGCCCTCAAGCACCTGACGGAGTGCTTCCAGCGGCTGGTGTCTGAGACGCGGGGCCTGCTGGTGCAGCTGGAGAGCCAGCGGCAGGAGCAGGCTCGCTGGCATCAGGACCTCCTGGCCCAGTGGCTGCAGAGGGAGGAGCGCCGGCAGAGAGAGATGGCTGAGAGGGATGAGAGGAGGGAGAAAGCTCGCATGGAGCATGAGATCAGAGTCCTGGAGCTCCTCACCAGTCTAGCCAGAGAACACGGTTGTAAATGTGGAGGCAGCCAGACTGTAGCGGAGGCACCAACTGGTCCCAATCATACCATGAACAAAGGCGGAAATTAG